The following are from one region of the Anguilla rostrata isolate EN2019 chromosome 7, ASM1855537v3, whole genome shotgun sequence genome:
- the LOC135260111 gene encoding general vesicular transport factor p115-like isoform X2, which translates to MNFLRGVMGGQPAGPQQSGAETIQKLCDRVASSTLLEDRRDAVRALKSLSKKYRLEVGTQAMGHLIHVLQTDSSDSEIIGYALDTLYNVISNDEEEEQEENSQKEAEDLGSQLTDALINEQENITLILRLLEEFDFHVRWPGVKLITALLKKRCGPVQGIILVSPMGVSRLMDLLADSREIIRNDALLLLQQLTKGNAAIQKIVAFENAFERLLDIISEEGSSDGGIVVEDCLLLLLSLLKNNSSNQNFYKEGSYVQRMKPWFEVRDDNSGWSAQKVTNLHRMLQLVRVMVSPVNSPGAISSCQKAMHHCGLLQQLCAILMATGVPADILTETINTVSEVIRGSQDNQDYFASVNAPSNPPRPAIVVLLMSMVNERQPFVLRCAVLYCFQSFLYRNHKGQEEVVSTLLPSTIEASSITAGQLLCGGLFSSDSLSNWCAAVALSHALLDNPAQKEQLLRVQLATSAGTPPISLLQQCTNILSQGDKIERRGSKVQTRVGLLILLCSWISSCPIAVTHFLHNHQNVSYLTGQISENQGEDERLVQGLCALLLGICICYNDNSLENHTKEKLKQLIEKRIGKENFVEKLSFISKQEQYSRAAHQPQPTGPTPEHMLFDHQFTKLVKELEGVVTKSVYKSSEEERKEEEVKKTLEQHDSIMTQYKELIREQDAQINELKEQVVSLSSQSEQMKRTVAQQVLQIQQHRDQHSILKLKLEKGSQQAGGQGEEAQMNGLQREELSRLREELQELRGRSARLEAELADRNAIITSLNSERAQTVNGLENNAETLKELEALRSRVASQSTQISQLQAEKQDLLKTAAQSAKEAVDPAASDLQSLLTAQTQESQRLKEEVRRLAESGAGAERQLASANSSVAVLEAERARLQEELAESRKEQDDLLMLLADQDQKITTLRSRLKALGEPIEDEDDLDSQDQGDDDDDEPDD; encoded by the exons ATGAATTTCTTGAGAGGAGTTATGGGTGGGCAGCCTGCGGGGCCACAGCAATCCGGGGCAGAAACG ATTCAGAAACTGTGTGACCGAGTGGCCTCCTCCACCTTGCTGGAGGACCGGAGGGATGCCGTTCGAGCTCTGAAATCTCTCTCAAAG aaatatcgGCTGGAAGTTGGCACACAGGCCATGGGTCATTTGATTCATGTCCTGCAAACAGACAG CTCTGACTCAGAAATAATTGGTTATGCGCTGGACACATTGTACAATGTCATTTCcaatgatgaagaggaggaacaAG AGGAGAACTCTCAGAAGGAGGCTGAGGATCTTGGGTCTCAGCTCACTGATGCATTAATCAATGAGCAGGAAAACATAACGCTGATCTTGAGACTCCTGGAG gaattTGACTTCCATGTGCGGTGGCCGGGGGTCAAGCTCATCACCGCCCTGCTGAAGAAGCGGTGTGGCCCTGTGCAGGGCATCATCCTCGTCAGCCCCATGG gtgtttCAAGACTTATGGATTTATTGGCAGATTCGAGAGAAATCATTAGAAATGAT GCTCTGCTACTGCTGCAGCAGCTCACCAAAGGCAACGCGGCCATCCAGAAGATCGTGGCCTTTGAGAACGCCTTCGAGCGCCTCCTGGATATCATCTCAGAGGAGGGCAGCAGCGATGGAG GTATTGTGGTGGAGGACTGCCTGCTGCTTTTGCTCAGTCTCCTCAAGAACAACAGCTCCAACCAGAACTTCTACAAGGAGGGCTCTTACGTTCAGCGCATGAAGCCCTGGTTTGAAGTCAGGGACGACAACTCTGGTTGGTCGGCCCAGAAGGTGACAAACCTCCACCGCATGTTGCAG CTGGTCCGAGTGATGGTGTCCCCTGTGAACTCCCCCGGAGCCATCAGCAGCTGCCAGAAGGCCATGCACCACTGCggcctgctgcagcagctctgcGCCATCCTAATGGCCACCGGCGTGCCTGCCGATATTCTCACTGAG accATCAATACGGTATCGGAAGTCATCCGCGGTTCCCAGGACAACCAGGATTACTTTGCTTCAGTGAATGCGCCCTCCAACCCACCAAG GCCGGCCATCGTGGTGCTGCTGATGTCCATGGTGAACGAGAGACAGCCGTTCGTCCTGCGCTGTGCCGTGCTCTACTGCTTCCAGAGCTTCCTGTACAGGAACCACAAGGGCCAGGAAGAGGTCGTCTCCACACTCCTGCCTTCCACCATCGAGG CGAGCTCCATCACGGCGGGGCAGCTGCTGTGTGGGGGGCTGTTCTCCTCGGACTCGCTGTCTAACTGGTGCGCGGCGGTGGCGCTGTCCCACGCCCTGCTGGACAACCCCGCGCAGAAAGAGCAGCTGCTGCGCGTGCAGCTGGCCACCAGTGCCGGGACCCCACCCatctccctgctgcagcagtgcaCCAACATCCTCTCCCAg GGCGATAAGATCGAGCGCAGG GGCAGTAAAGTCCAGACGCGAGTCGGGCTGCTCATCCTGCTCTGCTCCTGGATCAGCAGCTGCCCCATCGCCGTCACCCACTTCCTGCACAACCACCAAAACGTCTCCTAC CTGACGGGACAGATCTCGGAGAACCAGGGGGAGGACGAGCGGCTGGTACAGGGCCTGTGTGCCCTGCTGCTGGGGATCTGCATCTGCTACAACGACAACTCCCTGGAGAACCACACCAA GGAGAAGCTGAAGCAGCTGATAGAGAAGAGGATCGGGAAGGAGAACTTCGTGGAGAAGCTGAGCTTCATCAGCAAGCAGGAGCAGTACTCCCGTGCGGCCCACCAGCCCCAGCCCACAGGCCCCACCCCCGAGCACATGCTGTTCGACCACCAGTTCACCAAGCTGGTCAAGGAGCTGGAGG GTGTGGTGACGAAGTCGGTGTACAAGTCcagcgaggaggagaggaaggaggaggaggtgaagaagaCTCTGGAGCAGCACGACAGCATAATGACTCAGTACAAGGAGCTCATTAGGGAGCAG GATGCCCAGATAAATGAGCTGAAGGAGCAGGTGGTGTCGCTGAGCTCTCAGTCTGAGCAGATGAAGAGGACGGTGGCTCAGCAGGTGCTGCAgatacagcagcacagagaccagCACAGCATCCTGAAACTGAAGCTAG agaaGGGCTCCCAGCAGGCAGGAGGTCAGGGTGAGGAGGCCCAGATGAACGGcctgcagagggaggagcttAGCCGTCTGAGGGAGGAGCTACAGGAGCTGCGCGGTCGCAGTGCGcggctggaggcggagctagCCGACAGGAACGCCATCATCACCAGCCTG aaCTCTGAAAGGGCTCAGACCGTGAACGGCTTGGAGAATAATGCTGAAACTCTGAAG gagctggaggcacTGAGGAGTCGAGTTGCATCACAGTCAACACAGATCAGCCAATTGCAGGCCGAGAAGCAGGACTTGCTGAAGACAGCTGCCCAATCTGCT AAAGAAGCTGTGGACCCTGCGGCTTCAGACCTGCAGAGTCTGCTCACTGCCCAGACCCAGGAGTCCCAGAGGCTGAAG GAGGAAGTGAGGCGGCTGGCTGAGTCGGGCGCCGGTGCGGAGCGGCAGCTAGCGTCCGCTAACAGCAGCGTGGCGGTTCTGGAGGCGGAGCGAGCCAGGCTCCAGGAGGAGCTGGCCGAGTCCAGGAAGGAGCAGGACGACCTGCTCATGCTGCTGGCCGACCAGGACCAGAAGATCACCACCCTGAGAAGCAGGCTGAAAGCACTGGGGGAGCCG attgaagatgaagatgatttGGATTCTCAGGACCAaggtgacgatgatgatgatgaaccAGATGACTAG
- the LOC135260111 gene encoding general vesicular transport factor p115-like isoform X3, which translates to MNFLRGVMGGQPAGPQQSGAETIQKLCDRVASSTLLEDRRDAVRALKSLSKKYRLEVGTQAMGHLIHVLQTDSSDSEIIGYALDTLYNVISNDEEEEQDESEEENSQKEAEDLGSQLTDALINEQENITLILRLLEEFDFHVRWPGVKLITALLKKRCGPVQGIILVSPMGVSRLMDLLADSREIIRNDALLLLQQLTKGNAAIQKIVAFENAFERLLDIISEEGSSDGGIVVEDCLLLLLSLLKNNSSNQNFYKEGSYVQRMKPWFEVRDDNSGWSAQKVTNLHRMLQLVRVMVSPVNSPGAISSCQKAMHHCGLLQQLCAILMATGVPADILTETINTVSEVIRGSQDNQDYFASVNAPSNPPRPAIVVLLMSMVNERQPFVLRCAVLYCFQSFLYRNHKGQEEVVSTLLPSTIEASSITAGQLLCGGLFSSDSLSNWCAAVALSHALLDNPAQKEQLLRVQLATSAGTPPISLLQQCTNILSQGSKVQTRVGLLILLCSWISSCPIAVTHFLHNHQNVSYLTGQISENQGEDERLVQGLCALLLGICICYNDNSLENHTKEKLKQLIEKRIGKENFVEKLSFISKQEQYSRAAHQPQPTGPTPEHMLFDHQFTKLVKELEGVVTKSVYKSSEEERKEEEVKKTLEQHDSIMTQYKELIREQDAQINELKEQVVSLSSQSEQMKRTVAQQVLQIQQHRDQHSILKLKLEKGSQQAGGQGEEAQMNGLQREELSRLREELQELRGRSARLEAELADRNAIITSLNSERAQTVNGLENNAETLKELEALRSRVASQSTQISQLQAEKQDLLKTAAQSAKEAVDPAASDLQSLLTAQTQESQRLKEEVRRLAESGAGAERQLASANSSVAVLEAERARLQEELAESRKEQDDLLMLLADQDQKITTLRSRLKALGEPIEDEDDLDSQDQGDDDDDEPDD; encoded by the exons ATGAATTTCTTGAGAGGAGTTATGGGTGGGCAGCCTGCGGGGCCACAGCAATCCGGGGCAGAAACG ATTCAGAAACTGTGTGACCGAGTGGCCTCCTCCACCTTGCTGGAGGACCGGAGGGATGCCGTTCGAGCTCTGAAATCTCTCTCAAAG aaatatcgGCTGGAAGTTGGCACACAGGCCATGGGTCATTTGATTCATGTCCTGCAAACAGACAG CTCTGACTCAGAAATAATTGGTTATGCGCTGGACACATTGTACAATGTCATTTCcaatgatgaagaggaggaacaAG ATGAATCTGAAG AGGAGAACTCTCAGAAGGAGGCTGAGGATCTTGGGTCTCAGCTCACTGATGCATTAATCAATGAGCAGGAAAACATAACGCTGATCTTGAGACTCCTGGAG gaattTGACTTCCATGTGCGGTGGCCGGGGGTCAAGCTCATCACCGCCCTGCTGAAGAAGCGGTGTGGCCCTGTGCAGGGCATCATCCTCGTCAGCCCCATGG gtgtttCAAGACTTATGGATTTATTGGCAGATTCGAGAGAAATCATTAGAAATGAT GCTCTGCTACTGCTGCAGCAGCTCACCAAAGGCAACGCGGCCATCCAGAAGATCGTGGCCTTTGAGAACGCCTTCGAGCGCCTCCTGGATATCATCTCAGAGGAGGGCAGCAGCGATGGAG GTATTGTGGTGGAGGACTGCCTGCTGCTTTTGCTCAGTCTCCTCAAGAACAACAGCTCCAACCAGAACTTCTACAAGGAGGGCTCTTACGTTCAGCGCATGAAGCCCTGGTTTGAAGTCAGGGACGACAACTCTGGTTGGTCGGCCCAGAAGGTGACAAACCTCCACCGCATGTTGCAG CTGGTCCGAGTGATGGTGTCCCCTGTGAACTCCCCCGGAGCCATCAGCAGCTGCCAGAAGGCCATGCACCACTGCggcctgctgcagcagctctgcGCCATCCTAATGGCCACCGGCGTGCCTGCCGATATTCTCACTGAG accATCAATACGGTATCGGAAGTCATCCGCGGTTCCCAGGACAACCAGGATTACTTTGCTTCAGTGAATGCGCCCTCCAACCCACCAAG GCCGGCCATCGTGGTGCTGCTGATGTCCATGGTGAACGAGAGACAGCCGTTCGTCCTGCGCTGTGCCGTGCTCTACTGCTTCCAGAGCTTCCTGTACAGGAACCACAAGGGCCAGGAAGAGGTCGTCTCCACACTCCTGCCTTCCACCATCGAGG CGAGCTCCATCACGGCGGGGCAGCTGCTGTGTGGGGGGCTGTTCTCCTCGGACTCGCTGTCTAACTGGTGCGCGGCGGTGGCGCTGTCCCACGCCCTGCTGGACAACCCCGCGCAGAAAGAGCAGCTGCTGCGCGTGCAGCTGGCCACCAGTGCCGGGACCCCACCCatctccctgctgcagcagtgcaCCAACATCCTCTCCCAg GGCAGTAAAGTCCAGACGCGAGTCGGGCTGCTCATCCTGCTCTGCTCCTGGATCAGCAGCTGCCCCATCGCCGTCACCCACTTCCTGCACAACCACCAAAACGTCTCCTAC CTGACGGGACAGATCTCGGAGAACCAGGGGGAGGACGAGCGGCTGGTACAGGGCCTGTGTGCCCTGCTGCTGGGGATCTGCATCTGCTACAACGACAACTCCCTGGAGAACCACACCAA GGAGAAGCTGAAGCAGCTGATAGAGAAGAGGATCGGGAAGGAGAACTTCGTGGAGAAGCTGAGCTTCATCAGCAAGCAGGAGCAGTACTCCCGTGCGGCCCACCAGCCCCAGCCCACAGGCCCCACCCCCGAGCACATGCTGTTCGACCACCAGTTCACCAAGCTGGTCAAGGAGCTGGAGG GTGTGGTGACGAAGTCGGTGTACAAGTCcagcgaggaggagaggaaggaggaggaggtgaagaagaCTCTGGAGCAGCACGACAGCATAATGACTCAGTACAAGGAGCTCATTAGGGAGCAG GATGCCCAGATAAATGAGCTGAAGGAGCAGGTGGTGTCGCTGAGCTCTCAGTCTGAGCAGATGAAGAGGACGGTGGCTCAGCAGGTGCTGCAgatacagcagcacagagaccagCACAGCATCCTGAAACTGAAGCTAG agaaGGGCTCCCAGCAGGCAGGAGGTCAGGGTGAGGAGGCCCAGATGAACGGcctgcagagggaggagcttAGCCGTCTGAGGGAGGAGCTACAGGAGCTGCGCGGTCGCAGTGCGcggctggaggcggagctagCCGACAGGAACGCCATCATCACCAGCCTG aaCTCTGAAAGGGCTCAGACCGTGAACGGCTTGGAGAATAATGCTGAAACTCTGAAG gagctggaggcacTGAGGAGTCGAGTTGCATCACAGTCAACACAGATCAGCCAATTGCAGGCCGAGAAGCAGGACTTGCTGAAGACAGCTGCCCAATCTGCT AAAGAAGCTGTGGACCCTGCGGCTTCAGACCTGCAGAGTCTGCTCACTGCCCAGACCCAGGAGTCCCAGAGGCTGAAG GAGGAAGTGAGGCGGCTGGCTGAGTCGGGCGCCGGTGCGGAGCGGCAGCTAGCGTCCGCTAACAGCAGCGTGGCGGTTCTGGAGGCGGAGCGAGCCAGGCTCCAGGAGGAGCTGGCCGAGTCCAGGAAGGAGCAGGACGACCTGCTCATGCTGCTGGCCGACCAGGACCAGAAGATCACCACCCTGAGAAGCAGGCTGAAAGCACTGGGGGAGCCG attgaagatgaagatgatttGGATTCTCAGGACCAaggtgacgatgatgatgatgaaccAGATGACTAG
- the LOC135260111 gene encoding general vesicular transport factor p115-like isoform X4, translated as MNFLRGVMGGQPAGPQQSGAETIQKLCDRVASSTLLEDRRDAVRALKSLSKKYRLEVGTQAMGHLIHVLQTDSSDSEIIGYALDTLYNVISNDEEEEQEENSQKEAEDLGSQLTDALINEQENITLILRLLEEFDFHVRWPGVKLITALLKKRCGPVQGIILVSPMGVSRLMDLLADSREIIRNDALLLLQQLTKGNAAIQKIVAFENAFERLLDIISEEGSSDGGIVVEDCLLLLLSLLKNNSSNQNFYKEGSYVQRMKPWFEVRDDNSGWSAQKVTNLHRMLQLVRVMVSPVNSPGAISSCQKAMHHCGLLQQLCAILMATGVPADILTETINTVSEVIRGSQDNQDYFASVNAPSNPPRPAIVVLLMSMVNERQPFVLRCAVLYCFQSFLYRNHKGQEEVVSTLLPSTIEASSITAGQLLCGGLFSSDSLSNWCAAVALSHALLDNPAQKEQLLRVQLATSAGTPPISLLQQCTNILSQGSKVQTRVGLLILLCSWISSCPIAVTHFLHNHQNVSYLTGQISENQGEDERLVQGLCALLLGICICYNDNSLENHTKEKLKQLIEKRIGKENFVEKLSFISKQEQYSRAAHQPQPTGPTPEHMLFDHQFTKLVKELEGVVTKSVYKSSEEERKEEEVKKTLEQHDSIMTQYKELIREQDAQINELKEQVVSLSSQSEQMKRTVAQQVLQIQQHRDQHSILKLKLEKGSQQAGGQGEEAQMNGLQREELSRLREELQELRGRSARLEAELADRNAIITSLNSERAQTVNGLENNAETLKELEALRSRVASQSTQISQLQAEKQDLLKTAAQSAKEAVDPAASDLQSLLTAQTQESQRLKEEVRRLAESGAGAERQLASANSSVAVLEAERARLQEELAESRKEQDDLLMLLADQDQKITTLRSRLKALGEPIEDEDDLDSQDQGDDDDDEPDD; from the exons ATGAATTTCTTGAGAGGAGTTATGGGTGGGCAGCCTGCGGGGCCACAGCAATCCGGGGCAGAAACG ATTCAGAAACTGTGTGACCGAGTGGCCTCCTCCACCTTGCTGGAGGACCGGAGGGATGCCGTTCGAGCTCTGAAATCTCTCTCAAAG aaatatcgGCTGGAAGTTGGCACACAGGCCATGGGTCATTTGATTCATGTCCTGCAAACAGACAG CTCTGACTCAGAAATAATTGGTTATGCGCTGGACACATTGTACAATGTCATTTCcaatgatgaagaggaggaacaAG AGGAGAACTCTCAGAAGGAGGCTGAGGATCTTGGGTCTCAGCTCACTGATGCATTAATCAATGAGCAGGAAAACATAACGCTGATCTTGAGACTCCTGGAG gaattTGACTTCCATGTGCGGTGGCCGGGGGTCAAGCTCATCACCGCCCTGCTGAAGAAGCGGTGTGGCCCTGTGCAGGGCATCATCCTCGTCAGCCCCATGG gtgtttCAAGACTTATGGATTTATTGGCAGATTCGAGAGAAATCATTAGAAATGAT GCTCTGCTACTGCTGCAGCAGCTCACCAAAGGCAACGCGGCCATCCAGAAGATCGTGGCCTTTGAGAACGCCTTCGAGCGCCTCCTGGATATCATCTCAGAGGAGGGCAGCAGCGATGGAG GTATTGTGGTGGAGGACTGCCTGCTGCTTTTGCTCAGTCTCCTCAAGAACAACAGCTCCAACCAGAACTTCTACAAGGAGGGCTCTTACGTTCAGCGCATGAAGCCCTGGTTTGAAGTCAGGGACGACAACTCTGGTTGGTCGGCCCAGAAGGTGACAAACCTCCACCGCATGTTGCAG CTGGTCCGAGTGATGGTGTCCCCTGTGAACTCCCCCGGAGCCATCAGCAGCTGCCAGAAGGCCATGCACCACTGCggcctgctgcagcagctctgcGCCATCCTAATGGCCACCGGCGTGCCTGCCGATATTCTCACTGAG accATCAATACGGTATCGGAAGTCATCCGCGGTTCCCAGGACAACCAGGATTACTTTGCTTCAGTGAATGCGCCCTCCAACCCACCAAG GCCGGCCATCGTGGTGCTGCTGATGTCCATGGTGAACGAGAGACAGCCGTTCGTCCTGCGCTGTGCCGTGCTCTACTGCTTCCAGAGCTTCCTGTACAGGAACCACAAGGGCCAGGAAGAGGTCGTCTCCACACTCCTGCCTTCCACCATCGAGG CGAGCTCCATCACGGCGGGGCAGCTGCTGTGTGGGGGGCTGTTCTCCTCGGACTCGCTGTCTAACTGGTGCGCGGCGGTGGCGCTGTCCCACGCCCTGCTGGACAACCCCGCGCAGAAAGAGCAGCTGCTGCGCGTGCAGCTGGCCACCAGTGCCGGGACCCCACCCatctccctgctgcagcagtgcaCCAACATCCTCTCCCAg GGCAGTAAAGTCCAGACGCGAGTCGGGCTGCTCATCCTGCTCTGCTCCTGGATCAGCAGCTGCCCCATCGCCGTCACCCACTTCCTGCACAACCACCAAAACGTCTCCTAC CTGACGGGACAGATCTCGGAGAACCAGGGGGAGGACGAGCGGCTGGTACAGGGCCTGTGTGCCCTGCTGCTGGGGATCTGCATCTGCTACAACGACAACTCCCTGGAGAACCACACCAA GGAGAAGCTGAAGCAGCTGATAGAGAAGAGGATCGGGAAGGAGAACTTCGTGGAGAAGCTGAGCTTCATCAGCAAGCAGGAGCAGTACTCCCGTGCGGCCCACCAGCCCCAGCCCACAGGCCCCACCCCCGAGCACATGCTGTTCGACCACCAGTTCACCAAGCTGGTCAAGGAGCTGGAGG GTGTGGTGACGAAGTCGGTGTACAAGTCcagcgaggaggagaggaaggaggaggaggtgaagaagaCTCTGGAGCAGCACGACAGCATAATGACTCAGTACAAGGAGCTCATTAGGGAGCAG GATGCCCAGATAAATGAGCTGAAGGAGCAGGTGGTGTCGCTGAGCTCTCAGTCTGAGCAGATGAAGAGGACGGTGGCTCAGCAGGTGCTGCAgatacagcagcacagagaccagCACAGCATCCTGAAACTGAAGCTAG agaaGGGCTCCCAGCAGGCAGGAGGTCAGGGTGAGGAGGCCCAGATGAACGGcctgcagagggaggagcttAGCCGTCTGAGGGAGGAGCTACAGGAGCTGCGCGGTCGCAGTGCGcggctggaggcggagctagCCGACAGGAACGCCATCATCACCAGCCTG aaCTCTGAAAGGGCTCAGACCGTGAACGGCTTGGAGAATAATGCTGAAACTCTGAAG gagctggaggcacTGAGGAGTCGAGTTGCATCACAGTCAACACAGATCAGCCAATTGCAGGCCGAGAAGCAGGACTTGCTGAAGACAGCTGCCCAATCTGCT AAAGAAGCTGTGGACCCTGCGGCTTCAGACCTGCAGAGTCTGCTCACTGCCCAGACCCAGGAGTCCCAGAGGCTGAAG GAGGAAGTGAGGCGGCTGGCTGAGTCGGGCGCCGGTGCGGAGCGGCAGCTAGCGTCCGCTAACAGCAGCGTGGCGGTTCTGGAGGCGGAGCGAGCCAGGCTCCAGGAGGAGCTGGCCGAGTCCAGGAAGGAGCAGGACGACCTGCTCATGCTGCTGGCCGACCAGGACCAGAAGATCACCACCCTGAGAAGCAGGCTGAAAGCACTGGGGGAGCCG attgaagatgaagatgatttGGATTCTCAGGACCAaggtgacgatgatgatgatgaaccAGATGACTAG